A window of the Apostichopus japonicus isolate 1M-3 chromosome 8, ASM3797524v1, whole genome shotgun sequence genome harbors these coding sequences:
- the LOC139971363 gene encoding endoplasmic reticulum lectin 1-like encodes MPQLLVYIAAILFLPYTTNNQINDDVLFQLQWPGNEVMLPESNNILFMTTAEDEQYQCLLPDESPNEFTDSVHYTGPSARALLQPLLDKHACTMRLETYWNYELCHGQHVRQFHESKTQGTQTKLQEFFLGRDYKYPTDPKFALQNATLIIDSRENLKVPTFYLREKEYSYFEVIMGNGTPCDLKEATPRLTRVHYICEEGSRNEMILQEESSTCEYRVVIATNILCTHPLYKTKVTPINTINCHPVNGAPSKPDALRNLENGNARKVKVTAGSTFPAHQTASTSEATSQVLHATTPPTKTVPPTHPAHIVDEELAQQFLRGEHCLTGGKGWWKYEFCYQKYAQQYHLDKDGRTNVLLGKWNEDNHKEWWTAAKKKMVIGTKTLTHFYSNGDICDLTGKPRQVQVKLKCKENVPKSAVSLYLIEPTVCNYILGVESSLLCPLFLSANEFGLF; translated from the exons ATGCCGCAACTACTTGTATACATTGCTGCCATTTTGTTTCTTCCATACACAACCAATAACCAAATAAATGATGATGTCCTGTTCCAGCTCCAGTGGCCTGGAAACGAAGTTATG CTTCCAGAAAGCAACAACATTCTCTTCATGACCACAGCAGAAGATGAGCAGTACCAATGTCTTCTACCAGATGAGTCACCTAACGAATTCACTGATTCAGTCCATTACACAGGACCCTCAGCAAGAGCACTTCTGCAACCTCTTCTTGATAAACATGCATGCACAATGAGG CTAGAGACGTATTGGAATTATGAACTCTGCCATGGTCAACACGTGAGACAATTTCATGAATCAAAGACGCAAGGAACT CAAACCAAGCTGCAAGAATTCTTCCTCGGCAGAGATTACAAATACCCAACAGATCCTAAAtttgcattgcaaaatgctacatTGATCATAGACTCAAGAGAAAACTTAAAG GTCCCTACATTTTACCTAAGGGAAAAAGAGTACTCTTACTTTGAGGTCATCATGGGAAACGGCACACCCTGCGACCTGAAAGAAGCTACTCCTAGATTGACACGGGTACACTACATCTGTGAGGAGGGAAGCAGGAATGAGATGATCCTTCAGGAAGAATCAAGTACCTGCGAGTACAGAGTTGTCATAGCAACCAATATTCTCTGTACACATCCACTGTACAA AACCAAAGTTACTCCAATCAACACCATCAACTGCCATCCGGTAAATGGTGCACCATCCAAGCCTGATGCCTTGAGGAACTTAGAAAATGGTAATGCAAGGAAAGTCAAG gTCACGGCTGGTAGCACATTTCCTGCACATCAGACTGCTTCCACATCAGAGGCTACATCTCAGGTCCTTCATGCTACCACTCCACCCACTAAGACAGTCCCTCCTACCCATCCAGCTCATATCGTAGATGAAGAACTCGCTCAGCAGTTCCTGAGGGGAGAGCACTGTTTAACGGGG GGAAAAGGATGGTGGAAGTATGAATTTTGTTACCAAAAATATGCTCAACAGTACCATTTA GATAAAGATGGAAGAACTAATGTATTATTAGGAAAGTGGAATGAAGATAATCATAAGGAATGGTGGACAGCAGCAAAGAAGAAAATGGTAATAGGAACAAA AACTTTAACCCATTTTTACAGCAATGGAGATATATGTGACCTTACAGGGAAACCAAGACAAGTTCAAGTGAAACTGAAATGCAAAGAAAATGTGCCAAAGAGTGCCGTGTCCTTGTATCTTATCGAACCAACCGTCTGTAATTATATATTGGGG GTGGAGTCTTCCTTACTATGTCCATTGTTTTTATCTGCGAATGAATTCGGACTCTTCTAG